In the genome of Streptomyces lydicus, the window GAGCCGTACGCCCTGATCGGGGTCGCGGCGCTGGCCGCCGAGGAGGAGCGGGAGGCCCGCCGCCAGGTCATGACCGGCGCGCTGTCCATGCTCCGGCTCCGCACCGGCCGCCCCGGTCTGGTCCCCAGCCCCGAGGAGGCCGAGGCGTACGGCTTCAGCGACATGGAGCGGGACTTCGTCGACACCTGGCTCGGCAATGTCGTCCACGGCACTCCGGACGCCGTCCGCCAGGGCCTGGACGCTCTCGCCAAGCGCACCGGCGCCGACGAACTGATGATCACCGCCAACGCTCACGGCGGCCCGGCCCGGCTCCGCTCGTACGAGCTGATCGCGGACGCGTACGGGATGTAGGGCGCCGGACGGCGTGGCCGGGGCCGGGGATGTGACCGGGGCCGGTGGGGATGGAGCCGGACCCTCGCCCTGGGCGTTGCGCGCCGTCGCGGCGGGATTCTTTTTCCGGTGCGGTCGGCCGAACGGCGTTCCGCCCGCACCGGCCGAGCCCGGTTCCGCGTAAGCGAAGCCTCCTCAGGCCCCCGTGTGCCGCCCCGCGTCGAGCAGGGCCTCGACCCGGTCGGGGGCCACGGGACGGGAGTAGAGCCAGCCCTGTCCGGTGTCGCAGCCGATCCGGCGGAGCCGTTCCGCCTGTTCGGCGCTCTCCACGCACTCGGCGGTGACCGTGAGGCCGAGCCGGTGCGCCAGCGCCACCAGCGCCTCCACGATCATCTCGTCCGCCGGGTTGGGGTGCTCCTGCGAGCGGAAGCCGCGGACGAAGGAGCCGTCCAGCTTCAGTACGGACACCGGGAGGCGGCTGAGGTAGGCGAGGTTGGAGTAGCCGGTGCCGAAGTCGTCGATGGCGATCCGTACGCCCATGTCGCTGAGCGCCTGGAGGGCCTGCAGCGGCCGGCCGGCCGAGCCCATCACCGCCGACTCGGTCAGCTCCAGCTGCAGCAGCCGCGGCGGCAGCCCGGTCTCGGCCAGGATCCCGGCGACATCCGCGACCAGGTCGGAGTCCCACACCTGACGTACGGCCACATTGACGCTGACGAACAGCGGCTGGCCGGGGTGCGCCAGCTGCCAGGCCCGCGCCTGGTGGCAGGCCCGCTCCAGGACCCAGCGGCCCAGCTCGACGATCGCGCCGTTCTCCTCCGCCAGGGCGATGAACCGATTCGGCGACAGCGTCCCGAACTGCGGGTGCCGCCAGCGCACCAGCGCCTCCACCCCCTGCGCCCGGCCGTCGTCCAGTCCGACCAGCGGCTGGTACTCCAGGGTGAATTCGCCGCGGTCCACGGCAGGGCGAAGGGTGCTGGAGAGCGCCTGCCGGGTCATCCGGTGGGCGTTGCGCTCCGGGTCGAAGAGCGTCCAGCGGGCCTTGCCGTCCTCCTTGGCCCAGTACAGCGTGGTGTCCGCGGCCTGCATCAGGCCGGTCGCCGTGGTGCCGCCTGCGGTCCGCTCCACGACGCCGATGCTCGCCGAGACCGAGAGCCGCTGCCCGGCCAGGTCGAACGGGCGCTGCAGCGCGTCCAGGACGCACTGGGCCAGCTCGGCCAGCTGGTCGGTGCCGGTGGAGTCCTCCACCAAAAGAGCGAACTCGTCACCGCCCAGTCGCGCGACGAGGTGCCCCGTCCGGCCCGGCCCGCGCTCCGCCGCGCTCTCCGCGATGCGCGTCAGCCGCTGGGCCACCGCGCTCAGCAGCCGGTCGCCGACGCGGTGCCCGAGGGTGTCGTTGACGGCCTTGAAGCCGTCCAGGTCGAGGTAGCACAGCCCGATCCGGCCGGTGCCGGACGGGGCGAAGGAGGCGGTCTCCAGCGCGGCGGACAGCCGCTCGAAGAACAGCGCCCGGTTGGGCAGCCGGGTCACCGGATCGTGCATCTGCAGATGCCGCAGCCGGGCCAGCAGGTCGTGCCGGTCGCTGATGTCCGCCACCGACAGCAGCATCCGCTCCTCGCCGCTGAGCGGTTCCGGCGTCAGCGGCTCGACGATGACCTCCACCCAGATGGAGTGCCCCTCGGGGTGTGTGAGGCGCCGGGTGCAGCGCAGCCGGTCGCTGCGGCCGCACAGCACCTCGCGGTAGGCGGTCCACACCAGCGGGTCGGCGCCGAGGTCGGTGAGGTCCGCCGCGGTGGCGGCGACCAGCTCGGCCGGGTCGGCGCCGACCAGTTCCCCGAAGGCTGCGTTGGCCGCGAGGACCAGGCCGTCGCGGTTGAGGACGGCCATCGCCAGCCGCGCGGCGTGGAAGGTGGCGCGGTAGTCGCCGAGCGAGGCCGTGGTGTGGTCGCGGCGGCCGGCGGGGGCGTGCCGGGCATCGGCGGATGCATTGGTCGTACCATCACGCTCCGTCACTGAGGGGAGCGTCGCTCCGGGCGTGCGGCCCGGACTGTCGGGGTGTCCGCTCACTGCTCGCTCCCGCATGGCGCTGTCTCGTGATGGAGGGGGGATCTCGCGCTGGAAAGTGTGGCGATCATAGAGGCTGGTGCGACGGCCGATCCAGCGACGCAGCCGTGATCATCCGCTCGCATGACGGATCTTCGGCCATTTCTGAACGGGTCTGTTCGTACCGAATGCCCCATTGGCTGTTTGTGACTTTCTGTTACGAACCGATGAAGGCGCGCCGGTCACTCGTCCGGGTCCGCAAAACAGGACGAATAGCATTAAATCGCCACAGGGTAGATGAGGTCTCCGAATCCGTCCCTGGAGGTAGATGTGCCGCGCGCCCGGACACTCGACGGGGTGGATCGCCGCCGTCTGCGGCGCGTCGCGGCCGTCGTCACCTCGCTGAGCGCGCTCATCGCGACCTCCATCGTCGCCGGGCCCGCCACCGCCTCCGAAGCCGCCCTCTCCTGCGCACTGGGGCGCACCGACGCGCACCACTCCGAGGGCCTGGACACCTGGAACGGCGCCTATCCGCGCCCGGACCGCCCGCTCAACGCCGTCATGATCTTCCTGTCCTTCCCGGACGCCCGGCCGTCCGCCGTCCCGCAGGAGCTCTCCCGCGCCTACTTCCCCGCCACCTCGAACTTCTTCGACCGCGCCTCGTACGGGAAGTTCCGGCTGCGTCCGCACATCCAGCGCCACTGGGTCCGGATGCCCCGCTCGTCCGTCTCCTACGGGATACGGCGCGACTGGGACGCCGGCCGGCGCTCCGACTATCTGCGCGACGCGGTCGCCGCCGCCGACCCTTCGGTGGACTTCGGCCGCTACGACGTGGTCTATTTCGTCGCCGACCCGGACGCCCCCGGCGTCGACTCGGACGCCACCAAGGTCGTCAACCTCGAACAGCCGATGCGCGCCGACGACCGCGATCTGCGCCGGTTCGTCACCGTCTTCGAGCAGAGCCCGCCGGACCGCAATGTCCTCGCGCACGAAACCGGGCACGTCTTCGACCTGCCGGACCTCTACCACCGGCCGCAGAGCGGCAAGGGCGACTGGGACACCTACGTCGGCGACTGGGACCTCATGGGAAGCCAGTTCGGTCTGGCGCCCGACCCCTTCGCCTGGCACAAGTGGAAGCTGGGCTGGATCGCCGACAGCCAGGTGGACTGTGTCGACCTGACCAGCCCCGCCCCGCACTCGCTGCGTACCCTGTCCGCCCCCGAGGAGCCCCGGTCCCAGCGCCGGCCGCGGCTCCTGGTGGTCCGTACGGGGCCCGACAGCGCACTGGCCGTTGAGGCACGCGGTGCCATGGGCAACGACCGCTCCCTGTGCACCGAGGGCGTCCTGGTCTACCGCGTGCGGAGCGAGACCCCTTCCGGATCGGGACCCGTGCAGGTCCTCGACGGGCACCCGGGCACCTCGGCCTGCGGGGGCACCTCCGTCTACCCGCCGCTCGCGGACGCGCCGCTGGGTGTGGGGGAGAGCATGGACGACGCCCGGGACGGCGTGCGCATCCAGGTCACGGGGCGGACGACCGACGGGGACTGGGCCGTCAAGGTCGGCCGCGGCTGACGCCCGCGGGCGGGCCGGGGTGAGGGATCCGGCCGGTGGGCAGCGACCGGGCCGGCATACGACGAAGGCCCCCACCGGAGTGGAGGCCTTCGACTGTCTGTGCGCCGCCAGGGACTCGAACCCCGGACCCGCTGATTAAGAGTCAGCTGCTCTAACCAACTGAGCTAGCGGCGCCTGCTGACGGGAAAACATTAGCATCATGGTCGGGGAGGACAAAAATCGGTTTGTCTCAGCCCGCGGTCAGCGCCGGAATGCGGTGCTGAGCTGTGGTTTCCCGCCCGGGGCCGGCCAGGGAACGGGCGGCGCGCACACAGGCCCACAGCAGCACGTCCGGGCCGGGCAGCCAGGGGCTGCGGACATCCGGCGCCACCAGCCAGCGGGAGACGGACGGGCCCGCCACGTCCTCGGCGGCCGGGAATGGGGCGGCGGGCGCGTCCCCGGCGGCTGTTCGGCGGGGGTGCAGCGGCGGGACGGTCACCGCGTCGCCGCTGCCGTGGCACAGCAGCGGGGGGACGGCGGCGGCCCACTCCTCCCAGACGAGCAGCGCCGGCAGCCGCTGGGCCGTCCCCGGGGCGGCGAACAGCAGGATGCGGCCGCGGTGTGCCGCCACCGGGCCCGAGCCGGGACCGTCGGACCATAAGCGGTCGACCATGCGGCGTCCGAAGAGCGCCGGGGCGTTGATCACGTCGAAGGCGGTGCCGCACGGCAGCGCGCTGGGGGCGGCCGGTCGGGTGGCCCACAGGGTGTGCATCTCGTCCGGGCGGGGGCTGGCGGAGGCGAGCCAGTCGGCGCCCGCGAGGGTGACGTACGCCGAGGTGGGAAAGGCCAGGGTGCGGGGGGTCTCAGGCAGCCATTCGGTCATGGGGGACAGGTCTACCGATGCGGCGGGTGCGCACTGAGCTGATTGGTGGAAAACAGGACGCGGCGCCACGGGAGCCGGTATCTTGCGCCCCTTGCATATGCCAGCGGCTCATGGTCATGGACCATGAGCCGTGGTGAGGCGGGTGGTGCGGAAGTGGCGCCCGGGGCGGCCGATGGGCCGGGGCCTTCAGTCCGGCTCGCCCGGCAGGGTGCTGCCGCTGCGCATCAGGCTGCGGCCGAACTCGATCATTTTCCGGGTGTAGTCCTCGGTCCACTCCGCCTGCTCGGCGAGGGTGGCCAGCGGCATCCGGTCGAACCGGCTGGGGTCGGAGAGCTGGGCGGCGGCCAGCGCCTGGAACTCCGTGGCGCGGTCGGCCGCGGCGCGGAAGGCGAGCGCCAGCTCCGTGGCGCGGCCGAGCAGCTCGCGCGGGTCCTCCATCGACTCCAGGCCGAAGAAGTGCTCGGGGTCGGTGACGGCCTCGGGCGGCTCGAAGAGCAGCTGCGCGGGCTTCATCCGCCGTGGTCCCGGCGCCGTACCACGCGGGTCGGGAGCCGGTCGCGGCTCGGACATGTACCTACCTCCAGATCGTGTGCCGCATTCCATTGTCCCGCCCCGCGCAAGGGGGCAGGCGCGGGTGTCCGCCGCCGCCGTTCCCCGGACGGCGAGGGGCGCCACGCCTCTCGGCACGCCACGCCCCCGAGGACGTCGCGGCCTCCTCAAGGACGCCACGCCACCCGGTGTTCCGCCAGGTGGGCGAGGACGGCGTGGTTGGCCTCCCAGCCGTCCGGGAACTTGACCGTGACGCCGAGGCGGACCGGTTCGGTCGAGGGGTGCTCGTCCAGCAGGTCGGCAACGCCCGCCCGGCAGACCACGATGCAGGCGTGCCGGTGGCGGGAGGCGAGCACGCACAGCCGGCCGGTCTCCAGATGGAACGCGGTGGCGTCAGGGCGGCCGGAGAGCGGGTGCAGCACGACCGTGACGTCGAACTCGCGGCCCTGGAGGCGGTTGGCGGTGTCCACCGCGACCCCCGAAACCCCCAGCTCGGCGAGCGCGGCGCG includes:
- a CDS encoding M6 family metalloprotease domain-containing protein; the encoded protein is MPRARTLDGVDRRRLRRVAAVVTSLSALIATSIVAGPATASEAALSCALGRTDAHHSEGLDTWNGAYPRPDRPLNAVMIFLSFPDARPSAVPQELSRAYFPATSNFFDRASYGKFRLRPHIQRHWVRMPRSSVSYGIRRDWDAGRRSDYLRDAVAAADPSVDFGRYDVVYFVADPDAPGVDSDATKVVNLEQPMRADDRDLRRFVTVFEQSPPDRNVLAHETGHVFDLPDLYHRPQSGKGDWDTYVGDWDLMGSQFGLAPDPFAWHKWKLGWIADSQVDCVDLTSPAPHSLRTLSAPEEPRSQRRPRLLVVRTGPDSALAVEARGAMGNDRSLCTEGVLVYRVRSETPSGSGPVQVLDGHPGTSACGGTSVYPPLADAPLGVGESMDDARDGVRIQVTGRTTDGDWAVKVGRG
- a CDS encoding putative bifunctional diguanylate cyclase/phosphodiesterase, with product MTERDGTTNASADARHAPAGRRDHTTASLGDYRATFHAARLAMAVLNRDGLVLAANAAFGELVGADPAELVAATAADLTDLGADPLVWTAYREVLCGRSDRLRCTRRLTHPEGHSIWVEVIVEPLTPEPLSGEERMLLSVADISDRHDLLARLRHLQMHDPVTRLPNRALFFERLSAALETASFAPSGTGRIGLCYLDLDGFKAVNDTLGHRVGDRLLSAVAQRLTRIAESAAERGPGRTGHLVARLGGDEFALLVEDSTGTDQLAELAQCVLDALQRPFDLAGQRLSVSASIGVVERTAGGTTATGLMQAADTTLYWAKEDGKARWTLFDPERNAHRMTRQALSSTLRPAVDRGEFTLEYQPLVGLDDGRAQGVEALVRWRHPQFGTLSPNRFIALAEENGAIVELGRWVLERACHQARAWQLAHPGQPLFVSVNVAVRQVWDSDLVADVAGILAETGLPPRLLQLELTESAVMGSAGRPLQALQALSDMGVRIAIDDFGTGYSNLAYLSRLPVSVLKLDGSFVRGFRSQEHPNPADEMIVEALVALAHRLGLTVTAECVESAEQAERLRRIGCDTGQGWLYSRPVAPDRVEALLDAGRHTGA
- a CDS encoding bifunctional DNA primase/polymerase, which codes for MTEWLPETPRTLAFPTSAYVTLAGADWLASASPRPDEMHTLWATRPAAPSALPCGTAFDVINAPALFGRRMVDRLWSDGPGSGPVAAHRGRILLFAAPGTAQRLPALLVWEEWAAAVPPLLCHGSGDAVTVPPLHPRRTAAGDAPAAPFPAAEDVAGPSVSRWLVAPDVRSPWLPGPDVLLWACVRAARSLAGPGRETTAQHRIPALTAG